The segment gaacttggcagcaatcgaaagggctcaccaAGGCTTAGAACGTTAGATTTTCGAATTGATCGGCTGAGTGATTAACAActtaaacaaaaaacaaaaattaaacaaaattttttaagttttggtTGCATAACTCGTAACTCGCTCGACCGATTTGTTTTTAAGTTTGATTAAATCTAAGTCTCAACAAGGTCTGCCGATTGCCGCAAATCGGTCGATTTGTTCcgaagatatcgtcggacaaaagaAGTTAAAACACACAGACGTCTGTCTAAAACTGGTCAGAATATTTatctaggacctcaaaaggTCGAGATCTattgaaaactcgattttcgaaaatcggaccaaaaccaataacttcccttttttttaaattttcgcgggaagtttaaaaatgaatcatttcCTCCAAAatggtaattaaattaatgtaaatacaattaattataggcctttgataaataaaaaaaatttcgggatgTTCTTTTCGTGGATGAACAAATTTACAAAGAATGCCGATGACTACAAGTCGAATCATCTTCTCTATCTATGCACATGTTTCTTTTTATATCATACACTCATTTTTtgtcaccaaaaaaaaaaaatgtccatGCATACCGGATGCTCAGCTACTtaactcaaaatattttaaatattataataataataataaacaaaaaaatatactccGGTATTTTAGGAATGATgttcaactattttttaactctaTTAAATATcgcataattaattttttatgcttcTCATCAAGTGATTTATTAACTTGgcttttattaacaaaaacaaaattttattttttccccaaaaattttttttttaaattacgcaaattaatgaaattagtATGAAGTAAAAACAAGTTTTCCGATTAATCGAAACGacgataaatatatacatattgtatatatatatagatatgtatattgtatattacatatattgggGATAGAGTCGCGTGGCCAAAGCGTGACCAAGTGTCGTCTCTGTTGTACTTATTGTCGAGATGTATACAAGCAACGAGGACAGGTGAGGTGAATAAGCAAGAGGATGCCTGTTGATGGTTATAAGGTGCCGTGCGCACGCGTCTGTCAGAGAAAGAGAGTAAGATACTCATGTaggtatgtgtatatatatgtgtatatatgtgaTGCATGGGGGGATTGATGagataaaaaagaaagaaCGAGGATAAAGAGTACTACAAAGAATAAGAGTGAGAGTGAGTGAGAGAGGGGGATAAGGAGAAAAAAAGGAGAAAAGAGAAGGAAAATGGAAGCGTGCCTCGAGCATGCAGGAGCTTTACAGCTGCCGATGCTGCCCCTTTCACGCACTCACATCAACTCATATCCTTTTCTGTCTCGTGTTGTCAACATTTTCTGTCTCTTTTTTATACTTGATTTGTTTAGACTAAAACTAAAATCGTGTACTTGCTCCCGTAACGACCATACGGTAATTGACAATCCTTTACTTGTATTTTTGtgtcactatttttttttcttttccaaaGAAATTGGATACTTGACACTTTCATTTTATCTCTAGtcttacacttttttttattttattatttattgaaaactagagcagaatttttttttttttattaaaaaaattaatttgaattgagaaattttcgataaattcttagtgtaaaaaaatgtttttttattgtaaaaattaaattcaataattaatttgcataagtattaaaatatttaagtaataaaaaaattaatttaacattttagtaataaattggagtagtaataaaataaatttttaatttaaaaaaaaaacaaatatcaaaaaacggatcaaaaatgttttctaACCCATTATCTTTAATGACAtacaatcaaaaaataatatcatataattaaaaaaaattatttctgtctggtattttttttttattacgaataaatattttttcggcGTTTACGGGGTAATGATCAGAGCGATATCAGCCAGTGGTTCCGCCCCGAGGTTCATTTCCGACATAATTCTAAAACAGTTCCCGGTTTAGTTTTGCTGAGCGGTTTTCTTACGGTACATGTCCATGTCCATATATTTACGTACACCATTAAACTCTCtatctatatctatacacTCATGCACACTCATGTCCCTCGTGGGGGATAACGTATGCGGGCAGATGGTTGTTTCCTCCCTGTACCCCGCTCGTCGTACTCGACGTACCCTTAATCCCCTACTGCCTCTAGAAATTCTCTCTACCCCACACCAACGATCAATCCCCAACAAACCCCAGGGCTTATCTCTCTCTTTATTTCACTTCTTTCTCCCCTACCACCACATATCGTTACATACATGGACCAAAATATACTCCAAGACCTACTTTTccccaaaaaaatctttaagcGCACCCTCAACCACTTGTTGGCTTTTTTTTCTCCTCATTACTACTTGTTTCAAACTGTTGCTTTATATACAACATGTCAATTTACtgacccaaaaaaaaaaaaaaaaaaaatttcattaaattatttgtatcaaaattcaaaaaggcCAAATTGCCCCAAATTTAAgttaaatcgaattttcagttacgatttaaaaatttttttttcattttcaaacaaaatggaagtttcaaaaaaattttttcaatagttttgataaaattttacaagtataaatttcagttatataataattttaataatatttgtagtacaattagaaaataaatgcgTTTAAGAAGGGTTTGCACTTTTTTCTCTATTACATTCAAGTGTAATAGAGAAtagtttgataataaaaaaaattaaaaccaaaaaggcctataaatatacataagcTTTTTTGCTTTTAGGCACAATGATCATTAATGCCAAAAAGGCATATGCTTGCTGTTATAGGCCATTTTGgcattcatattttaattttttttttttttttcaattttgtcaCTCTGAAGCGATAggtgaattaaaaacaaattatatgCCTTTTTGGTATTAGGGACACGAATTAGAGATTCAGTTTCCGAAAGACACTCAGtcgaaaatatctgataacccctgttaaaagaaaaaattttaacaaaatttttaagaaccCTGAATCTGCCGACTTTCCCTTGAAAGGAGTTTGCAGAtaattttgtcaataatttgaagtttttttcttaaatgaaaGCTCttatcacaatatatataccaAGGTTCAATCTACTACTTTATCATCTAGCGTTTCTCTAATTTAGTGGAAGTTTTATTCAGTCGGTTGGGCGGAAAATTTGAACACGGTCTCCCTTTGCTGCACAAGTACAACAAGGACAGTTCTGTTCGTTCCTTCGAGTGCGAAAGATAAGAAAGTGCAAGCCCCCCTTCATTTTCTATTAACAATTCAAGAATGACCATTCTACCCTATCAGTATTTTAGtccttcaaatttatttttatcttactgaaaattcgaaattaacaactaataaataattttattttcaacattttagTAAATTCtctaaatgtatatatatatctatactcatatatatttaagtgatgaagaatattataagattataatttaacaCGATAATCctttagataaattaaataacaaaaaaatatttaaaatctatgatgtataaatttatagttaaataatatctgttaaaatttctatttgaGAATATAAATcaagatatatataaataaatttacaatgcaaatagactgtatatatatttattgggtatatatataaatatctgaTAGAGGTGCGTAAATATAAGTTGGTTGAATAGATGAAAATTAATACTacgattttataaattcttggGACTGATATGAGATACGAGTATTGGGAataaaagagagagagagagagatagTGAAAAAGGTGTAGAGTAACCTTGCGCAAATCTTGTCAAGCATAACGTAGGAGAATTTATAGCGAAGGGTGGAGCGGGAGAATTTAACGTGGCATGCGACGAAATTCTATTGTGTTCCAAGTTTAACTACGACCCGTGGCTCTACGCACCAGCGCACCCTCTTTACCCTCGTTCGCGTCCTCGTTCTGGTCCTGGTCCTGGTCCTAGTCCTGATCCCGGTCCTCTTGTCTCACTTGCTCCCCTCGGTATTTCTATTGTTGTTAGAGCACAGAGCAAAGCACAGCAAGTTCTTACTCGCACACATATGTGAGGCTCGTGCTACCGAGGGTTGCCAACCCCCTTTCACCTTTGCGTCGCTCGTGAGTTTTAAAATACGGCTACCTTTATTTACGATGACtctcaatcatttttttaataattttatttatttataatttttgttcagagattttttttttaatatcaatctataaaaaataaactaaataaattatttagcggtaatttttatttttgtctattttctaattattcatcaattatttatttataattaatttaattattaattaacaattaaaacctaaagctgaaataattttaaataaatcaattgattttatttatttttattgattcatttttgatattcaaACATAGACAAGTATTTGACAGAATTTTCGTTCAGAGTTCGATCCCGGCTCTGgacatttttgataattttttttttttttttttcgtaaaatttttatttaaagatttataGAATTATTAACTTGTTCTAAAACGATATCTGTTGATAAATATTGAAGAAGTTTTTAAATGAATGAGTTACAGAAGTTGAAGTGGTAATTTGTAGCTTAAAAGGTGTTTAGAAAGTCAGTTTGGTATATGCCGCGGTAGCCAAGTTGGTAAGGCGTCAAGACATTGTTTATGCTTGTAAACTTTGACTACTTGAAATTGGTTATTTGTCAGCTTTTAGTCAGTAATCTATCGGTCATCAATCAGTCATCTCGAGGGGAAAGTCGATGGCAAGTCGAGGTCTGAAAAatgtctggaaagtgtctggagagtgtctggaaagtgtctgaaaagtgtctggaaagtgtctgggaagtGTCTGGGAAGTGTCTTTCGGACGAATTTCGACCATATAGATACCTGTCAAAAACTCGCCAAAAACACAAATTTCACataataaaacatttcaattaataataatataatttatttaaagccgtaagatggacggtggcgtCTGAAGGTTCACCTAAAGTTTACAAGTCCAATGATAACTTGAAAATCCCTGGTTCGAATCCAGGCCgcgaaatatttttgtaatttgaacTTGTACTCTTATcacaaattgaaataaaaaaaaattattttacaattgaaATTGAACAATAGTTtcatttactaaaataaaatcactaaatttttcatctaatttatcacaaatttattattatctataatatatttaaaatttatatatatataatgatttttctcattgaaatataaattttaaaaataatcagccGACAATTATCAATGTATATCAATCTccccataaaaaataaacaatccTCTTTATCAAAAGCATTAACAGTTACACAAAATCCCTTTTTATAAACCCAGTCCTGCATTACACTCGCAGATGCACTGGATTTATTCATATATCTCTCCATCAAACTTCAATTTTATTGCCCTCATTTTAATTCTCATCAGTATTCAATCATCCACAAAGAAAAATAGTCCCCTCACCCTTTAAAACATTAAACTGGCCATGATTTAACCCACGACATAATCCCGATTGAAAACTAAACCTATTGATCATATAGAAAATtgactttttaaatataaagattttttggtGATTAAAAATGACAACCACTGTCtgatcatcattattattattattataaatatatgaatctgtgtatgtgtgtatgtgtgtacccTTACGAATTCACTATACAGCAATGCTGTATCAGAGCTCGAGGGTCCAAAAACAACTCTCGGGGCTCTTGGGGTCGGTGTTCCCTCAACTCTACACTACACTACTTTACGCTACACTCAGAACCTCTACTTCATTGGTACTCTAAACCCTCTATACCCCCTCGACATACGTTCAGCGGCTCGACATATGCCACCTGAATGCCGAAAAAACCCGGCGGCCTCAGTCAGGTTTTTTGGTtcccaatatatatatatatatatatacattactTTATGCTTTATTTAAACGTACTGTTCTATGCCATAGGCTATTATGCTTATAGTTATGCTCATACCGAAATCCAAACCCATACCTACACATGTGCCCATCCATGTAAAATTTATACAGTGGAATGCAAATTGGGATTAGCTTTTAAAGTTGTGTGCGTGCTTACGCATTTGACATGTCACACGCAgcgaataaattattattattattattattattataggcGCGTGAGTACTTGAGCATTAGGTAGAAATGTTATTGTGCACGTGCTTATAGACTACTCTAAATTCGActtctattttattatttaataaatcatattCTGCTATTGTCATTgtcattttcttttatttgaaaattattttacggtTTGGAGATTTGGTGGAAATTTAAGTATTGAAGAGAACTCAGGTTTagatggaaatttttaatatcaatgggAGAAGTTCAGAGACTTGggttaaaattcaaatatcgcatggataaattttgaagtatatttttttataattcatattaatgaaatgaataaaaaaaatttttgacacatAAACCTAAGGCTGCTTTTGAAAACAATCAAATCCCTTTTTTTTGgacgtcaaaaattttagttattacaATTCTACAATTTTGTTCCAAACGACCtgtttctatttaaaaatttttacgattttcGTTGCTTTGGTTGCAAAAtttagagaaattttttcaagattcTGAAAAAAGGCTGAAAAGTTTCTAGAAATTCaaagctttaaattttatttaaatttatttttctacgaCAGTTTGAAACTGAGTTACAGTATAATGaatttgggaaaaaaatttttttttagactttttcgagtgtcaaaataattgaacgttaaaaaataatgcgtATAATAATGAAATGTCTTAAATAGCGAGTTAGTAAGTTGTACAACGGCTAAACCATAAAATTTAGTGAACAAAAGAAAGGGATGATACGTTAGAATGAAGggtgaaggaaaaaaaagccAAGTCACGCGACAAAGTGTATGCATTTTTCCTATTCCAATCccccttttttatttataagtccAAGATCCTTGTCTCACCTCTCGTTTAGAtccctatatatttttttttaaaaccgcaAACCGCTTACCGCTTGCGCAAGACTCAAAACTCAAGACTCAGAACAGAATTACACGAGTGTCGgacaagtaataaaaaaaaattaaggagcgatatttgaaaagaaaaatcaaGAAATATCGGGATGACACGATCAATTCCtcaacaataaatttctttcttcttcttcttcttcatcttcatcttattctttaaaattttttatattcacttGCTCAACAGAGTATGTATCTAAGAtcgaagaaaaataaatctcCATATCTGACTGGCGTTGGCTATACacatttttatgaaaagaATAAAACACGTGAATGAATTCAAAAGACCGATGATTTCTTACAATCtcacaatataaaaaatacactgCGATTATAAAGAAGCAAAGATgtataaaacatttaatagTAAAAGATGAAAAATATGTGTATCTAAGTATTAAGCTTTTAGTTAAAGCTTCTGAAGGCATCTGAGtgagagagaaaaatttttttttttaacctaaaTCCGGCCTCCGTGGCACGGGGACCGTTTCGAATCTGCGCGTTTTCTtcttgacaataaaaaaaattattgtatattttcTTTAGTCATAGATGTGTATATAGTATCGAGGCCCCACCCTATTCCACGCTTCGAATTCTCAATAAATCTCGAGACATTGACATTTTGTGTCCATGTCGTCGTCCTCGTAACTTTCGACGATCGTCATTTCAAAGAGACCCGCATCTCAttcttttttacttcaatcatttatttttttgactttttataTTATCCATGCACTTTgcagttttaatacttatttttttcttacttccggtgcattaatttatttatttatagaaccGCTTTCGAGGCGTCCTCGGACTCAAaagtgttataaaaaaattttttttaatttaaataattatttatggtgTTCATTGAacagaatattcatttttcattcTTGTAAATTAGATACCggtaattacaaaataatttgattaagattcatgagtatttttttaaaaatataatattttaatttcagagATAAATTgtacgttaattttttttttttgtaaaataaaattgagacTTCCggttttacttaaaatttgttaaaacttCCATTACTATGAacctgtaattaatttaataaataaatacaagttgcaaaaaaaaaatttttaattcaaatttttggcgcgatttttctaaatttaattattaaaaaataaaaaaattcaatttttcatatatttctcttgaataacaaaaaaaattcttctgcaataaatttccacaaataattacataaaactttttttttttgtaatttttcataacaaaaatattagattatttcttaaaattttcccTCGAATTTACTAAAATCGCCCcgaaaacagattctctgtataaagttgcgccaagtacacgtccAATGCGCGTACATTGATCTCAGACTGcattaaaagtaatattttcacaaaaaagtCTGAAATCACAAAAACAACAAGAAACttgagatttttaaaaattaaaaaaaaacagttaaatttaaacgtaaataagTACACTGTTGAAAAGCGGTGTTTCAATGACATCACTTATAATACTGGTATAAGGTAAAATGAACTCACACTACCGGCTGGTGTTTTATCACAGTAATTgatatcataattaatatatgaGACAATAAAGGACAGATATTAAGAAAATACGACttcgtttttatattttgaaagcatgcttttatttattatcattaacgCATCATTGTAACAAAACCATGTGAAAATAAccattgtatattttattgtaacgTGTACACGCAGTAAtttgtttagtaaaaattaccaaaacAGTTTGGTACCGTAAAGACAAAAGCCAGCATTTCAGTTTTCACCGTACGTTTAATACCATGACACTCAAAATACATGTTATCGAATTTCATAATTCTCTATATTCTCTTGGTAAAAACTTATATATGTACTACAAGTTACCACAGTACCCAAAATTCCGTAACTTTTACTGCAAAATAATCGGCGTgtagaaaatattgaatacTCAATGATTAAGCTGGGGGTGTGATAGTCAATTTTTCGGCATAGTTTACAGGAATGAAATGCACATATTTTGGGGAAATATGTTTGAAATCAATAAATCCGCCGTAGCCAGGTATACTCTTGTAATATAGTCCAATTCCACCTAGTGGTGTTACTGGTGATACAGTGACCGGTCGCATATCCAAAAATGGTAATTCCGCGTTGCCTGTATACTTATCTGACCATTTAGATATTGCTATATCGACGTAATGACTTCCCGATTGACTCATTTCATAAGTTTGCTTAGTTATATCCTGAGGTGCAGAGAGTTGATTTAAATCTATATTCACTCTGTGAAGAAAttgatcaaattaaaaaaataaaaaatcaattacattTATCATGCCATCATAATATGCTGTTCTTTACCTTGAATTTCCGGTATTTTCTGGAAACCGTGAAGTACTGTAggacttaataattttattatcagaaTCATACATTTTAGTTCCCTGTATCACCAACGACAAATGATTATCAGCCAATGTTTCAAACTTAACACCCGTCACAAATTCTCCATCAGGCAGTAAAATATCATCCATATTAAATGATTTCAATGTTCCCGAAAGCACAACATATTCTGgatgattattttttgtgtaagGTCTTTCATCTTCAATCCATCTAAGAGTATTTATATCAACTGTACCGTTAATGATCGTTCCACATTGAATTTTAATGCTAATTATACCCTCTTGAACATGGAATTGCATATTTGTTACAACTCTGGAGATGAAAATCAaattataatagaaaaaaaactaattacttttcgaacaaaaaaaaatcagtatctcaCTCATTTATTTGAGGATCGCACGTTTGCCATGATAAACTTAATTTGCGAACACTCAGGATGCGATCTGAATTTTGATCACGATAACAATCATCTTCTACTATTGACTGAACACCTAAATGACATCGTCTCCCAGTAAATATGGTTGAAAAATCTGGGGATTCTGAATATGATGAATCAGGGTGGGTCGAAGTGAGTgcctgaaaattataattatacacgCATTGACGTATCGACTAATGACTAAATCCATtggaaataatgaataaaatataaatatgtgaaATAGATCGGAAACTTACAGTTGGACAATGTTTAGTCACAATAAGTTTTTCGTCTTCCAAATTTGCATATTCCGCAAAATCTACACATTCATATTCTATTCCTCTTGTATCAGGTTTTAACTTCTGAAATCCTTCATAAATGGTTTCTGAAGATTTAATTGATACGTAGTTTTTGATACGAATATAATTTCTTCCTAATAGTAAATGTTAGAGgaaatataacagaattagtAACAAGAACTTTAATTGCGTAGAAAAAATTAGGAATCGGTGTAACAAAAGAGCTGcagaaatagtaatttttgcaacGTCTTTTGTTTATTccaatttcatatttaatatatagaacCTTCTCCCCATGATTGCGGATCACAAGAAATTGTCGATTTGAAGTTTATGTTGTTATTCGAGTTCAAATAATACTGAATTGACTCAGTTATTTTAATGATGGATTGTTTATAAATGTTAAGATACTCGTATTGCCTATTCTTGTTGAAAGCTACAAcgataattagtaatttttaaaatctgtaCTAGTGTTGATAtttgtttgttaattaaaaaaataagtataattacTCGGATCAGACGATTTAAGTTTACGATACTCATAAGACATTATAATCATAGTGTACCCTTGAGTGACGGTGGTTATtacatattgataaaaattaaatagtctATCGTAAGCGGAAATACTATCACATTCACGATgatgatttttctaaaataataaaaatatagacaTATAAACATAATGATTCACATTGACGTGACAAAATGCCGAAGTCATATTACCTCATTTTTCGAATAAGCGACAGCTatttcaaaaacattttttcctgGATAAGGATCATGACCATCAGGCAACTTAGTTGCTTTCAAAATTTCCGTTAGTTTATCCTTTAAATCGTCATTATCAATAATCGAGGCAATATATGTATCGATTTCTTCATGAGTATAGTCTTTGATGTAaggataaattttcttaaaatcgtTTTCATATCTAGTTCcaattatattcaatttgttatttatctcTAACACGTAGTTCATATCTTCTCTCAAAGAGAGTTCCTCAATAAGATGGATGGCATTTGCGTCTATGACAGAAGTTAAATTTCTGATTTCTTCTTTTACGTTATCTATCTTTGAACACgctttataaatattgtcgaGTTCATTTTCTACTTTCTTTTGAAACTCTTTATCGCTATCGTCATTCTTTGCTAGCTTAATAATACCATCCATACCGGTAAATAGTGTAGTAATATCGTTAATTATATTAACTACTTTTCTCAAGTCTGTCACTGGGTTAGGCGCCGATTTTACGTTAGCAATCAACGATACCGAACAAATAATCAAGAACATCGATCGAATGATCGATGATCCTAATTTTGAAACCATCTTATTCGATGTTAGCCAACAATTATATTCAAACAATTCTTAATCTATAGTTATAATAAGGAATAAAAATTGTACATATAGTTGAAATAAgtcattaaaacaaaattattattatttcttaccTAATATCAAAACTGGCAACAGAGTCGATTATTTGTTACAGTGAATTCAAGTGAGATTAGCCTCGGTTTATATACCCAAAATTTAGTGATGGTGGGATGAATTGATTGTTTTTTGACcagtaaaaaataagaacGTGGAAGATAAATTTCTTCAAGCTCGGGGGTATTTTTTATCCATCCAATAAAATCTACTTGATGTATCTCAAGTGTTATCATCTAATGCATTAAATTTTGCTTTGTGTTAATGTGCCTTTGTGTCGTTCATATTAAGAAAGATAGAACACAAAAAGCTTTATCTAACGTTAAACTAATATTATTAGTGGGAAGTGTAGTCAAACTAATTAACGATATCACGACATTAGTTACTGGTAATTTGGACGGTCGGACTGAGCTCATAAAAAATGACATCAGcgatcatgaattttaaaccAAAGTAACAAACAAACTCGACAATATTTATAACGCGTGTTTGAAGATAGATGGAAGTAAAAGACCAAATTAGAAATTCAACTTCTGTCGTGGATGCAAATGCCATCCGTGTTATTTTGGAAACCTCTTTGAGAGAAGCT is part of the Microplitis mediator isolate UGA2020A chromosome 11, iyMicMedi2.1, whole genome shotgun sequence genome and harbors:
- the LOC130677479 gene encoding uncharacterized protein LOC130677479; its protein translation is MVSKLGSSIIRSMFLIICSVSLIANVKSAPNPVTDLRKVVNIINDITTLFTGMDGIIKLAKNDDSDKEFQKKVENELDNIYKACSKIDNVKEEIRNLTSVIDANAIHLIEELSLREDMNYVLEINNKLNIIGTRYENDFKKIYPYIKDYTHEEIDTYIASIIDNDDLKDKLTEILKATKLPDGHDPYPGKNVFEIAVAYSKNEKNHHRECDSISAYDRLFNFYQYVITTVTQGYTMIIMSYEYRKLKSSDPTFNKNRQYEYLNIYKQSIIKITESIQYYLNSNNNINFKSTISCDPQSWGEGRNYIRIKNYVSIKSSETIYEGFQKLKPDTRGIEYECVDFAEYANLEDEKLIVTKHCPTALTSTHPDSSYSESPDFSTIFTGRRCHLGVQSIVEDDCYRDQNSDRILSVRKLSLSWQTCDPQINEVVTNMQFHVQEGIISIKIQCGTIINGTVDINTLRWIEDERPYTKNNHPEYVVLSGTLKSFNMDDILLPDGEFVTGVKFETLADNHLSLVIQGTKMYDSDNKIIKSYSTSRFPENTGNSRVNIDLNQLSAPQDITKQTYEMSQSGSHYVDIAISKWSDKYTGNAELPFLDMRPVTVSPVTPLGGIGLYYKSIPGYGGFIDFKHISPKYVHFIPVNYAEKLTITPPA